ATAATACGCATTTTACGtataaaactaaaatgaaaaaaatcttatgtatcaaaatttgaaaattacagTATCTAAGAGCAATAAAGTGAAAATTACCTCGCTATGCTTTTACTTGGTTATTTTAGACCGTCTATTCGAGCTTCCGCTGCCCGTGTTAACATTTTACTTAATGAAAGTTaccatatttataaaaaaaaaaaaatgcatgaaTTTATTGTGAAATGATTAATCACTGTTGAATCTAACCTTTAACTCCTAGTTGTTGATTGCAGCTACCATTCTCTCTCCATCCTTCCCTCTCACCCTCAAAATCTAACTTGAGTTGAATCTAACCTTTAACTCCTGGTTGTTCCATCTATAGCTTTCCAGAAGAGGACCCAAACTTCAGCTTGCCAACACAAACATCCTCCTCTGGGTTTCCCCTGACCTCCGTCGTACTTATCCGCGTTCTGTAAAAAAAGTAAAGAGtaaaagaagaagatggaaggaaaaaagaaaaagaaggtgaatccaataaaaaaataaggattTCTTTTCACCTCAATAAATCCTCACTGAAATCCGAGAACAGAGCGTGACGTCACGCGGTAAATCCAAAACCcccaaaaatattataaaaaataaaaataaaaaaggaaatattTTCGTTACGAGGGCAAAGGGCAGCTGGCGGCGGATCAACAAAACAGTATACTTGTGCTTATCACTTATCATTTGTGTGTGAGATCCAACGGTGAACAACAGATCCCACCGTTTAATCCGTCGGTGGAGAAACCAACCGCATTTTACGAAGCCAACCCATGAATCCGTCGTCCTCACAAATAATAAATCCTTCCCTTCCTCCCGCAGCCCAAGCCGCTCGCTCCTCCCtcttactttctctctctaaaacctcCAGATTCGgaaaagctctctctctctttctctctctagaactcCCAGAACTACTTCTCAGATTCGTTGAATCCATAACTTCCTTAAGTTCGAATTCAACTGCGTCGTTTAGCGGAAGGAGAGGGAGAATAAAGAGTGTGTTTTTGTGGTGTGAGGATGCAATCGAACGGCTCTGATTCGTCGGTGCAGCAGCAGGAGGAGCAGCAACAGAATAATAACCAACGGCCGCAGCCGCAACAGGCTCAAGCCCAGACGACGCCGCCGCCGCCGCAGCAGCAGCAGTGGATGGGGATGCAGTACCCGGCGGCGGCGATGGTAATGCAGCACCAGATGATGCCGCCGCAGCATTACGCGACGCCTCCGCCTCCGCCGCAGCACTACATGGCGTACCACCAgtaccagcagcagcagcacgTACAACACCTCCAGCAGCAGCAGTTGGGATCTAGCGGCGAGAACAAGACCATCTGGGTGGGCGATTTGCACCATTGGATGGACGAGAATTACCTCCACACCTGCTTTGCATCCACTGGCGAGGtctctctctgtttctctctctcctgtctatatatatatattcacgtACACATTTGTATGGGTTTTTTTGACTTGTAACGTCGGTATATTAATTCATATTAAAGATGAaacctttattttgttttattgtgAAAATTGATGTTTGGGTTGAAAGTTGGATGCTTTGACGTTTCTGCTTAATTGGGTTGCAAGCATGTAGCTGGGTTTTAATGACTTGTTGCATGGTTTATTAGTTCATTTAATTTTGCTATTCTGTGTTGGGTTTTATGGGTTGGTATATTTATCTGAGCTGCATTTGGTATACACAGATCCTTTAACAAAAGGGatctccatttttttcaaaaaattgggATTAGGTATAGGGTCCAatccacatcgaacttcaacgatttGAACCGTTAATTTTTTCAAGTTGTACcacatagatcatccttgcaaaatattaaccaaatcggtaatgtttaagacatttaattgggttcaaagaaattaacgaatattttgttatataagaaacaatgaaattttatcttgataattaaataagcaaatggtttcggattgaattgaatttttgcaaggatgatctataaatcgagacttacaaaatagacggttcggatcgtgtAAGTTCAATGTGAAGTGGGTTCCACACctaatcctcattttttttcaaataatggGGATCCTCTTGTTAAGGGATCTGTTGGTATACATGACAAAAATGGTGCAATTTTTGTGGTTGATATAGTCAGTATTATCTGATGCCAAATTAGTTTATCCAGTAGACATAGTTATATAGTATAGCGTACCAAACAAGGTCTGAAAGTGTTAAGCTAACCCAATTAATGATGGACTAAAGAGGGGATATATAATTATAGTAGTATACTATTGGAAAATTTTGCCCTTTTGGTGGCTAATGCTGGATGGGAAAGGAATGTGCACGAACAACAGTACTTTTCTaggctttttttttctcatttgggTATTTTGAGGCATTACTAAAAATGTATTGGAAACTGTACATATTTGAGGCAATTACTGAAAAAAAAGGCTGAAAAGTACAAACCGGAAGAATATATTTTGAGTGCATATTGCTTGTTCTGATTTCTAATTCTGTCAGAAGGTAGATTTTAAAGGTTATGATATTTTGTTTGTCCAGGCATGAAATTGtgtttatttgtttcttattttccttcttctttgcagTCGGAATTTTTTCCGAACCAAACTCGGCTGATTTCTTGAAGAAATTGTTACCTATTGTTTCTGTCTGTGTAATTGATCATGACTGCCCTTTTCGATAACATGTATTTCCTATGCCTTGCAGATTGCCTCCATCAAGGTTATTCGCAATAAGCAGACTCTTTTATCAGAGGGCTACGGATTCGTAGAATTTTTTTCACATGCAACAGCTGAGAAAGTTCTACAGAACTACGCTGGCATTCTAATGCCCAACACAGAGCAGCCCTTCCGTCTGAACTGGGCTACATTTAGCACGGGTGATAAGCGTTCAGATAATGCTCCTGATCTTTCCATTTTTGTAGGAGATTTAGCTGCAGATGTTACAGATAGTTTATTGTACGAAACTTTTTCTAGTAAATATCCATCTGTTAAAGCTGCAAAAGTTGTCTTTGATGCCAATACTGGCCGTTCAAAGGGATACGGTTTTGTGAGGTTTGGAGACGAGAATGAAAGGTCACAGGCTATGACTGAAATGAATGGTAGCTTTTGTTCCAGCAGGCCTATGCGCATCGGGGCCGCAACTCCTAGGAAATCATCTGCGTATCAGCAACAATACTCTTCACAAGGTATTTAGTTCTGCTTTTTGATTAGGAGGTGTTTAGTTCTTCTCTTTGGTAAGAAAGGTATTTGCCTCGACTTGCTCTATTTGAAGTTGATTTTAGGTACTTCAAATCTTTTGTATATATGTAGTAAGGAGTTATATGAATGTCATGCTGTAGTTTTACCTCCATCATGGAATATTTGAAACTACTGCTAGAAGTATTCACTGCCTAGTTAAGGTGTTTAAAGTTCATTTTGGCAAGTAGGAGCCGGTTTTCCCACATATTGCACATTAAATTGATGGTATCTTTCTGGAATAGTTGTAATCATCAATCCTCTTCCTTTTATTGGACTATTTTTTATTAGCTGTTTGTAATTTTCTCGTCCTTTGTGATCTATTCAAATTAGATTGTTCCGTTTCCAAACGATGGTTTTATATTGTGAAAGAGGCTAATAAATCTCTGCATGACCATGGCTTGAATGTTATGTTCTCTTTTATCTGCTTATATTTTGTGGTTTCTGCAGGGGGTTATGTTTCAAATGGTACACCAACCCAAGGATTCCAATCTGATGGAGATTCTACGAACACGACAGTGAGTCTTCTAACTTTCATGGTTTTTTAACCAATCGACACTGTGCTTTTCTCTACCCCCTTTGCTGATGTGTATGTCATTTGTAGATATTTGTTGGGGGCCTTGATCCTAATGTTACTGATGAAGATCTCAGGCAGCCCTTCTCTCAGTATGGCGAGATAGTTTCCGTTAAAATACCAGTTGGAAAAGGATGTGGATTTGTACAATTTGCTAACAGGTAAACTGTTCGTCATGATATTGGTCTGCAACACTGGTGGTGGTATAGTTTTTACTTAACAACGAGTTGGGACATGATCCTTTTGACCTCTTGTGACAGAAATAACGCCGAGGAGGCATTGCCGAAACTGAATGGCACAGTAATTGGCAAGCAAACAGTCCGCCTTTCATGGGGTCGCAATCCAGCAAATAAGCAGGTACATTTCTCCCTTTTCATAACCCCTTCCCAAGTCCACAACAAAACTCGTCTTCTTCGTGTTGTGTGAAGAAATACAATTGTAACGCCTCTATCATgcctttagttttttttattctcaCCACTCTTTTGTTTTCCTTGATTTTGATTTTCAGCAGTTCAGATCGGATTTTGGCAACCAATGGGGAGGTGCCTCCTACTATGGAGGACCTGTTTATGAAGGTTACGGTTATGCTCTACCACCACATCATGACCCAAGCATGTATGCTGCAGCTGCGGCCGCATATGGAGCTTATCCGGTGTATGGCACCCACCAACAACAAGTAAGTTGAGACAGCAGCTCCTGCGTACGGTAGCAACCTACCATCATTGAGCAAACCGAGTAAGCTGCATAAGTAGTTTAGAAATCAGACTTAATGGATCTGTAATTTGCTCGGCTCTCTAGAATTCTTATAAATCCCTCTAATTGTGGAGTGGAACTGAATTTTGACAACTTAAGGTAGTTATGCAAGGGATTTCGTTGATCATTTCTTCAGATTTACGTAATTTTTAGGGAAACTATTATTCGATCAGTACATGGCCTCCATGAATTTAAAATATGCGAGATAATCTTTAGCATGCTAGTGCCAAGTTGCCCTTGTGTTATGTTTGACACGGGACTGCAGTCTACTTTTGGGTGAAGACCTGAACAAGTACTGCAGAAGGCCGTGCCGCAAATACAAGGCAAATTTGACTTGTGTTATGTTTTAAACTTGGTGTTTCGCTGCCGCACACTTCTCTCATTCTCAACGAGTAACTCCACATCCTTCTCATCGTTCACAAAGCGGTCCATGAGAATAACATTATGTACCGCTTGTCGTTGTAGTAGCATTGTTCAAAGGCAACAAGGCCTCTGATGACAACCTCTTTCCAACTCAATATGTTGAGGTTTTTTCTTAGAGAAGGGTCGAGTGGGGGGTTGTTTCTTATTGTTTGCATGCTTTCTGCTGTAATCATCTCAAACACTCGCTACTTGAGCGTCAAGCTCTCTTGTAAGTACACCTCCCTTATTTTTTCATTGGTAGCCAGCAAACATTAGAGGATCCAAAATTTTCTGCTCCAAAATGAGTTTTACGGGTTGGATTGGTTATCTTTGAACTACATTCGGCAAATATTACAAGCCAATGCACTGGATTTT
Above is a window of Malus sylvestris chromosome 15, drMalSylv7.2, whole genome shotgun sequence DNA encoding:
- the LOC126603535 gene encoding polyadenylate-binding protein RBP47-like isoform X1; this translates as MQSNGSDSSVQQQEEQQQNNNQRPQPQQAQAQTTPPPPQQQQWMGMQYPAAAMVMQHQMMPPQHYATPPPPPQHYMAYHQYQQQQHVQHLQQQQLGSSGENKTIWVGDLHHWMDENYLHTCFASTGEIASIKVIRNKQTLLSEGYGFVEFFSHATAEKVLQNYAGILMPNTEQPFRLNWATFSTGDKRSDNAPDLSIFVGDLAADVTDSLLYETFSSKYPSVKAAKVVFDANTGRSKGYGFVRFGDENERSQAMTEMNGSFCSSRPMRIGAATPRKSSAYQQQYSSQGGYVSNGTPTQGFQSDGDSTNTTIFVGGLDPNVTDEDLRQPFSQYGEIVSVKIPVGKGCGFVQFANRNNAEEALPKLNGTVIGKQTVRLSWGRNPANKQQFRSDFGNQWGGASYYGGPVYEGYGYALPPHHDPSMYAAAAAAYGAYPVYGTHQQQVS
- the LOC126603535 gene encoding polyadenylate-binding protein RBP47-like isoform X2, whose product is MQSNGSDSSVQQQEEQQQNNNQRPQPQQAQAQTTPPPPQQQQWMGMQYPAAAMVMQHQMMPPQHYATPPPPPQHYMAYHQYQQQQHVQHLQQQQLGSSGENKTIWVGDLHHWMDENYLHTCFASTGEIASIKVIRNKQTLLSEGYGFVEFFSHATAEKVLQNYAGILMPNTEQPFRLNWATFSTGDKRSDNAPDLSIFVGDLAADVTDSLLYETFSSKYPSVKAAKVVFDANTGRSKGYGFVRFGDENERSQAMTEMNGSFCSSRPMRIGAATPRKSSAYQQQYSSQGGYVSNGTPTQGFQSDGDSTNTTIFVGGLDPNVTDEDLRQPFSQYGEIVSVKIPVGKGCGFVQFANRNNAEEALPKLNGTVIGKQTVRLSWGRNPANKQFRSDFGNQWGGASYYGGPVYEGYGYALPPHHDPSMYAAAAAAYGAYPVYGTHQQQVS